DNA from Acanthochromis polyacanthus isolate Apoly-LR-REF ecotype Palm Island chromosome 7, KAUST_Apoly_ChrSc, whole genome shotgun sequence:
tTAACTACACAGCTGATATGTGACATGTAGCATACACTCGTGACAGCTCTTTTTCTGAAAACACTGATGATAGTTGgaagaacagcagaaaacacaataagagAATAGCCTTTATCCTATTAAAAACTGTCAATTTAGTGTGTTGGtgtggcatttttaaaaaaacttgtaTGTAGATTGGCATGGATACAAGCAGTATTAACAAATGTGCCATCAACAAGAGGAGCATCTGAAGCTCATTTTTCTATACTAACATTTGTATAAAGACGTCAATGTACCGCTAACAATCTGTGAAATTGTTTGAAATTGTCTCGAAGTGCAACACCCTCTGCTGGGTTTTATTTAGCTGAATTGCCTGTTGGACTGTGTGTCTGAAAAGGTCAACAAGCAACCGGAGGTAATAAATGAGGCTGAGGTGGACTGCTTGTGTGGGCGTAATTGGGCTAAAGATCCAATACAGGGGAACAGTGACTTATGGGTAATTACCTGCAATGTCCTGAGACAAAGAGCTGTGAGTGGCTGTCTCTCTGATTCAATCAGCCCCACACAGAGCAGTGCAGTACACAGCCTCCGTCTTAATTGTCCGATATGCTTTCCCCTCAATGTACAACTGTTTCTGCAGCCGTTTCCCCTCTGCTTGTTCCAGCAACGATGGAGAGAATCGCACACTTGTGAACTCGTTCACACAAAGTTCCTCTGTGTTGCTCACAAACAAGTACACATTCTCCACCTCCAACTAGCCACTCATATATGCATGCAGTCCCTATTTtccactctctcacacacatccaTTTGAACTTTATCTCTCTGACCACAGTGGGGCTGTACATTTTCTTAATTAACCCCCTCCCCTTCTATCACCAAGTGCTGATCGAGCTGACCTTACTGTGCAGTATGCTGCTCGTGTGCTGTTAATGACACAGCTGCAAAGAGAGTTAAGGAGGTCCTGTGACAATTGTGGTCCAGCTACAACTTTAAAGGAACCCATGGATAATTGCTGCCGGTAAATATAACTAATAGGATCTTGATAAGCCCTTGAAATCTATTCGTGTAGTTTACTCTAGCATTCCAACCGTATCATTAGATTAGTTGAAATCAAAGAAAAGGTCTGTTTTACTGTGCAAATTGAGCAGGCGCATTGAGATTTATTGACACCAAGGACAACAAGAAATACCCCTTtgacaaaaagataaaacagtAATGCACAAGATGCTGTATATTTATTGTCTAACTTGTCGAGAGCTTATTGATCACACATACAACACCAGAAAGGCTCAATTGGTAAGAGACAATATGAAATCATCAAAAGATCAACAACAGTTCTTGACCCTGagtaaaacagcagctgaaagacAAGGACAGTGGCTCGAGGATCAGGGAAGGTCTGAAAATATGATTGTGGCACACAAAAATATGGAGTCATATTAATAAATGAAGTCAAGGCAAATTGATGAATTGCGGTGTTTTTCACACTTGAGACCACAATGCAGAGTTGTGCATGCCGAATATTTCCAGTTTATGAACCTGGTTGACTCATGGCAGGGATGGCATTAACCATGCCACCCTGTTCACTGTCAGATAAAGTGGGAGTGGGAGTTTAAGGGGCTCtgcacagacaaataaataacataTGGACAGAATATAGAGGGAGCCACTGaatgtcattgaaaaaaaaataaactgtataCCGCTGTACTCAAGTAAGAATTCAACAATTCCTTACAAGCTGAAAGTGTGCGGCTCAGTGCTCTTTGTTTGATAAAGAGTTACAACCAGCACAAATTCCAGCGTGATTACTTCCAGACCTAATAGAGCGACAGAAGCCACTCTGGAGCTGATGCAAAACCGAGAGACTGGGGAGCCAAAACACATCAGTATAAAATACTTGACCCCCGTCAAAATGCACTTCTCAATAATGAAATGCTGAAATCACATAGTGGGAGAAAAATAAGAGTGTCGAGTTACAATATAACTATGTCACTCTGCCTATATTTTGATATGACTTCATAAAAGACCCATCTGCTTTACCTGTCCATAAATCTTATAGCAAATATGAAATACTCCATTTACAGTACATCACTCTAGCAATCTGTTAGTGTAAAATACGTTTTATAAACATGAACTCTGTAGAACAAAACCGAAGCTTATTGATATCGAAGTTCCTTGCTGTCTTGATTATTGTGCGGACTACAAAACATAAAGCTGTTTTATAGCAACAAGTAATTCACACGTTTGACTTGGATGAGATACAAAATCTGAATACTGTTTTAAACATCAGATATATATGTGTAGAAAGTGCTTCCTCTAAAGTGTCTGTAACATTTATAAGCTTGAAATACCACTTgcaattttcattttcttttacacaACATTGTGAATGAGCTCACTgtgaattggaaaaaaaataattcaatgtAGTAAACATCTGTACAGTAaggatgaagagaaaaaaaaagcaccaccCAATATCGAtctcactgtaaaaacactttcagagagtttttttaaaacaacttttCCTCAGTAATATAATTGCATTGCATATTCCAGGTTTGTACACATTCACGATCACCATGGCACAAATGAAACTGAACCTCAGCGGAGCTTTGTCCATCATCCGATCCTCCTTCATATACGCACAGCACCTTCTGGGTATCTGTGGATAGGTATGAACGCTGTCAACTGTCACTGTAATGCTCCTGACAACTGAACCAAATCATACCTTCAGGCCACAGACCATTTTCAGATATTGGTCTCATCCAATTTGCAAGTTTCATCACAAAACACTTAGGATTGTACACAATACAGTGACCGGCACACTCTCTCGACTGACCCCTTCCCACCACAGTAAGGCTAAATGTAGGAAAAATACATGTACCGAGCAGCAATATATCGTGACTAGTAACattaatgacataaaaatatatacttgTAATTTTACAGCACTAGTAAATATATTAAGACATTTCTGCAACAGCACTGAGTTGCTGGTATCATCCCAACTAGGCAGCAACAACAGAACACCGAGTTTTTAACAAAGataagagagagacagacgaaGACATAAACAGAGAAATGGCACATATTTAACagattcacatttttcaaaactgtcatttttatggCTCTTGCTTTGTCGCTCTTTGCTATGGGATTGTCCGGTACCAAAGACCAATTCCATCCAAGTCATTAACCTACCTACCTCAAGGATGGGACCAAAGCAACATAATTATATAAGGCTGGATACCTTTCTTTTGCACTGTAaagtattgtttgtttttggcacGAAGTGTTCATTTGGAGGCTGCATTGATGTTACGCAATAACGATGCCTCGGATTCATTCACGGACTTGTTGGAAAGGACAGTCCACTGTGTTGTATCACAAAACCATGCATACAAGACAAGCTCTATTAGCCTATTTTCAGACCGCTTATATACACAGTGTGCTATGCTGTCGTGTTTGTGGCACGCATATTGTCAAGTCTTCATGATAGAATTCATAGGATGAAAGCACGTGAGGAGCCTAGAACCTCTACAAAAGGCTCCTTTGCCATCTCAAACAGACCATCATATAAAAGTTTACATTGTCAATAACCCAACAAGAAGTCTATACTATACTCTAATGCTGCTAAATAATTGATTGAGCAACAAATTCTGCCTAAATAATGCCCTGAATTTGACATTTCTAAGCAAAGTATTTGGACATGCTAACGAAGAATCCCTGCCTAATTACACACCTTTTTTGTCAGAATCAGCTGTTCAGAGGAAAAAATATTTCCTCTGACTTCCAGTTCGAGGCCTTATAAACATTTCTGGTTTGAAAATTGTTGTCAGTTTTACGAGCAAAACGGAAACATGAAAATTATGGTTTTGTGCTGAACAATTTTGCGCTCGTAATTTTTCTGACCATGCCAGCAAggcaaaatgaaatatataatTTAGGCAAATTcttctgtgttgtgttattttatgcATGCATTCATGCATGTTACTGTGTTGGTGGGTGTGCAGATTTTTATCAGTTAATCTgtgtacagaaacacacacaaattcaaCTATACACAGCAATACGTGTCTGCACACAGCAATGCATAAATGTACAAACCGTAATTATGCAAGCATAGTACCATAGCACAGGAGTAGCCAACAAATTACACTCTATCATAGGCACAGGCTGTAACATGTTGTACTTGGCAGATAATAAGTATAAAATGCTAGCTAATTACATCTATTACATACTTTCACAGTCTTTCAGCTTGTTCCAGTTGCTGTCCCTGCAGTAACAACACAATGTGACAAGAATACAATCCCCAAGCAGAAAGCTTGATAGTTAAGGTTTAACAGATTATGACAGAGTGCTAGTTGTAAAGGGGAGACTGTTAAATGTATTGTAACACCTGGGTTCTGTAAATTGTCGTGTGTGTGTCTATTTCCTCGTGCCCTTTAGCAAGGCACTTGGTGATGCTCTGTGTTCTACAGCAGTTTGTAGAGAGTGGCTCTCAGCTGTGAGCTAATTTGAATGGATACAGCCCCGTACTGTGTGAGCTGCACTTTACTGCGGTAAATTATATGTGTTTTGGTGTTACTgttagaataaaatgaaaataaataacctTAGGTTAAGAGGAAAAATCCACACTGGGACATTTTAATCCGGGAATTAGTCtatcaagtgttttttttaaatttcccttTTGTTTGACTCTTTTATGTCCACTTCAGTTAGCTGTTTACTTCATTTCTCAGACTGCCTATCACCAATCCCCAAGGAAAGAAAGAGCTAGAATATTGATAATACATGTCGATTCTTCTGACTTTGCTTTCTTGTTGGTATTTGTTGCCCTgactgtttgtgtctctgtgtgtgtacattcaGTTGGTGAAAGTGTTTGTTCTATTAAAGTTGTAGCTATAGaataaaaaatctgaacatCATATAATCTAAGTTTGGCCAGTAATTCGTAAAAATATGAACATCTTCTGTGTAGACAAATGAAGCCAGGAATGCAAGGTAAATCTGCATAGCTGTGTTTAACAGTGTACTggattgggttttttttgtataaaaatACATCTCTAGTGAAAGTGAGATACTAAATAAGATTGAGATAAGAAACTTTAAGAATATAAAACCTCTGAGCGCAAACGGTATCGTCAGCAAATGACTCCCTCTGTGTTGGCGTGAAAACATGACTAGAATGTGCTTGTCTTCCTTCCATCAATCATACACCAAAATCATTCTGTAAGATTAAGACTTCAACAATGCCATTGCTCTATACAACATTAGCCAAAGATGTAATGCGATCTAAGGCAGTTAAGCATGGACAAGATGCTTTGTTTGACTCATTACAATCGTACATGGATGTTGACACAAAGAGCAAACTATGCATTTGGTTTGTGATGTTCACTTTGGCCGCCTCTGCATCGGATCAACTGATGTAACAGTTAAGCTCGCAGCTTCTCACGCCTCTCTTACAGGCAGCCTCTGAACAGACCCCTGTACACGCTCACCAACGCTCAAGCTATTTGGTTTCCAGCAGGAATCAGGTAGGGTGACTGCAGGGGGACTTCCTGGTCAGTCAGCATTAAAGGTTCTGTATGGCATTGTCACTTCACGGTGAGAGGTTCCCCAGCAGGTCGGGGGTAATGTAGCCACAGGCATGGGGGCTTTGGAGGGTGCTGTGGCAGGCAGGGAGGGGGGGACTGGCGGGGGGGCGGGTTGAGGAGCAGACTGTGATGACTGTCCAACTCCTGCACCACCGTATAGTCTGCAACAGGGGCAAAGAACTGGGACTGGGGAGAGTCAGGATGAATATAAGGTGACTGATTATCCTCCattgtggctgcaggttttggTCTCCACTGGCTGAGGGTGAGTGCTGATTTGCCGGACGGTTGCTCTCTGTGGTGTAGCCACTTCCCTCTGGATCCACCACCAATAGCTGGAACTGCAGCTCTTTTTGCTTCTCCTCTTCAGTCTCCTTGCTTTCTTCACCCTCCTTTCCCTTTTGCGTTTCCTCCTCTGTGGCCAAGGTGCTCTCCTGGATTCGGAGCTGCTGGCCAGGAGACAGGACCACACCCCCCAGAGGGCATAACATTGCTGACCTGAGCGTAGAAGTCTGTGTTGACCCAAGTCTGGGGGCCTCCAGTTTGGGTTTGGACAAGGGACCTTCGCTGGAGGCTGGAGCTCTTTCTTCAACATCAAAGGAAGCTTCTTCGTCCTCAGGTTGACCCGGCAGGAGGGTGGCCATCAGCATTAATGTGTCTGATCGGGCAGATTCTGGGTCGTAACAGCTGGCCCGACCTGAGTCATCGTCAGGGAAGCTGGGGGCGAAGAAAAGCATGGAGTCATCTGGTAGCATGAAAATTCAAACTTTATAGGATATCTGGCTATTATATCAGCCCTACCTTATGGCGTTGGAGCAACCCATGTTCATGTGGTGGCTGACAGGATGGGGCAGACCAAAGGAGCCTCTGAGTGTCCGAAGCCCGGTTGTCCTCCTTCTCTCCACTGTCCCCATCCTCCCCATCCACCTCGATGAACTCTACCCATGGCTCATCCTGGTAGAAATCTGGTGCATAAGTGGGCAGGCCACCCATACCTCCACCAGTCAGGATAAAATTCAGCTCGTCCAGCTTCCCCTTCTGCAAATTTGTATGCAAGTGTGTACATAAGCATATGaggcaataataataatgccgAAATAAAACCCCATTCTATTCCTCTGCAGAACATAATATAACAAATGATAATAAAACTCAATCTATTCCTCTACAGAACCCTGTGACTTATGAGTCATTGTGTAAATATAAACGTATCAGCAGCAAACTCAGCACCTTTTTCACCTTTGTCTAATCACAAAATGGCAGGGTTACTGTTTTATCTATCAGGATTGTTTTCTGAGGGTCATGGGTCAGGGGTTTTCCAAggattttaaaagcattttgcaTCATGTGGCAATAAAACACCCACAACACAATGCTGAACCAAGACCCTCTTCATATCTTAGTGGCCTTCAGTGGTCCTGCTGTCTTTGTCTGCTCGTTGTTTAtggacatgttttgtttttcatttattcgATAGTTGCAGTGAAACAGATGACAAACAGACAATGATGGGGGAGAGGAACAGTGGGTGGTGTGATGATTACGTGGCCTAACATGCCCTCAGCCACGCTGACACACAGAGGTCTGTTTTTGATCAACATTACAAtggaaatgaaattaaaaaactgTGGTTACACAATACTTTATATAATCGCGTCATTAAATAAATACTACATACACAACTGCATGTGTTGTCTGCTGTGAACTATTGATGTTTACAATTTCCCTCATCTTCATTTAGAATTCAATATTCTATTCAATATGGCATAAGCATTACAACTCAACTGACACTGGCTttttgagagagagaaaataatgtACTGTGCAAGCCAGGGTTTTTATGACATAAATGCTGTGTAGTGATGCCACTGTTTGCTGCATGTTAGCCAGCTTGTATACCAATAACAACGTATATGTGATAAGCTAGCTAAAATCATCTGTGCTAATATATCACTGGGCTGTAAAATGTATGTTCATATCAGAAGAATCACAGACGAGACATAAATGTACCTTCAACAGCTCTGAATCGATGCCTTTGATTTTGGGTGCAGGAACAGGTGGCAACAGAACCATCATTAATCTGCAATGGAAAGAGAACATGAGTCGATGAGTATATtcgtatgtttgtgtttttaaaatatcttaTTGCTGCATGCATGTTTTGGACACAGTGGAGGCATGAAAGAGGCCAAATATGGCTGTTCCTACCTATGCTGCTGAGTGAGGACTACCAACATGATGAGTATGAGGATACAAAGAATCCCCAAAACAAGAATCAGTGTGAGAGGGATAGTAgactctgaaaaacagaaaaacatcctcAGCAGTGTCGTCGGAACTATAGTATTCTAGGTTGTTTAAGTGTGTGCAATCTCACAGTTTGAAATTGGCAAATCATAATTATTTATTGCCAAGAGGTTTATTGCTTTGTCATTATCTTACCTTTTGTAGGAATCTCAGTCACTTCAATGAAGATGGAATCACTGAACTCGCCAAACTTAGTGAAGGCCGGCATCCTGCAGCGGATGTGCATTTCATACTCTTTTCCGATGTGCAGACCGTAGACGGTTTGCTGAGTGTGTGGCTGCACCTCCAACTGAAATGTGCGgatttacaaaaacagacagagctttatacaacagaaaatgtgacaatGCTGCATTTAGAATTGCAGAAATTACTCAAATCCCAACATTGAGGCTTAACTCAAGCTCAACAGGGTGCCCAGATGTCCATGTTTATTTCTGGAAACTGAAACCATGACCTTTCTAAAGGTAAAATTGTTCTAGCATTTTACATACACTGGATAGAGGACATTCTATTATAATAGAGGGTCTAAAACAGTTTCCAAGGCTGAACTTGTCAGACTGGCTGGCCAAGAGGTAATGAATATGAGCCTGTACAAGGTCCCATGGCCCCTGACCTAAAGATCCCTCCCTTCACTTCCTTCAGAGAGGCTGTGTTTTCTCAGAGGGCTTTGCTCTGGCTTCCACAGCCTTGCCAACAAAGCTATACTGCATTTTAGCCACAAGAGTTCAGGGGGGAGGGGAAGGGAAACACGACACTCTGTCTCTATGACCTACCTACAAATTACTTTTAAGTGGGTAAGTCTGAGCTCATGCATGTGCAGAGAACCGGTTTGTGAGGTCTTTAGGTGGGTTTTACATCTGTCAGCACAAGTAATTAAAGCTAAAGGTGGAAGACAGAGCCTTAAAGAGAAACTTCAGAGTGAGGACTCACTGCTTCCCAGTTTGTGGTATTTCTCTCTCTGTACTGGGTCTCGTACTCGATGCGCATCCAGCCTGCATCAACGTCTGCAGAGGGTGGAGGCTCCCAGTTCACCATGACATCATAACTGAGGCCGGAAGGACTTATATTCAGCAAGGTCCAGCTTAGAGACACTGGTGGGTCAGGACGCACTGTCAGGAAAAAGGCAAAACACAGTTATTTTGATATATATTAATTTGGAGatttgatgaaataaaatactaaacgtgTTTTTGATGTTCATTGCCCTCCACAATATTAAAGTGGTGAAACAAAGAATATGTATACGACTATGCTTTAGCAGATTTACAAGCTATAAGGTCAAACATGTAAAAGCATTGTCTTGACAGTGGCATGACAGGAGAATCCATGAGGTCAAGAACACCATAAACATTAGCTCACAAGATATTTTCTGTATAGTGTTGACATTTTGGCCTAAGACTAGTGCAGAGAGGAACAAATAAAACTCATCTAGTATGCATATTTGCATTGATTTTGTACAAATGGAAACCCTGGCCTGATGGTGACACTAGAGATACAGCCAGTAGAGTAATCAAAAACAATAGAATTAATCATGTGATGGCCAGTAATCTCAGAGAGATATTTTGGTTTAGAGCTAGTGTTGGACAAAAGAACAGACCAAACAACCCACAATCATGTACTACGATAGGTTAAGGTGCTCAAGAAGGCAAAATCCAAATGGTATCTGTAAAAACAAGCTGACAATCGGATTGCACGCATGAAAAAACTTGTAAACAGAGCTTTTATCAACAAGCCAGCATATGACACTGCCATGTGATAATACAGTATTTATCAGCATCTTTTAGAGTCTGGTTAGATAAGGACTGTCAGACATCATGTAAACACTGGATCTGACACTCGCTGTGATATTAACAAGTATGTGACATTTGCTGATTTTGCTGATGTGCAAAAGCAAGTACCATTTCCTGGAAACCCTCTGCACTAGTAATCTATAGTGCAAGCAATACCATTTTCTGCTGTCCTGCCAAAGTACGATTAATGATGAACTGAATACATTTACTAAGTAATCAACAAAAATCCTTTACTGTCAGTCCTCCAACTTTTAAATGTGAAGGGGAAAATGTGCAAGAACATGTTTCATAATGACAAATTCACTTGAAATGCAATGTAGCTCATCGGCCATATagcaaaaatctgaatatatgcACAAATCCTGGCTACTAACCAATATTCTCCACAGTGAAACAGTCATCTTCGTTGAAATAGGTGACGTTTTCGCCACGGAGCTGCATGCAGTAGGGGACCCAAATAGACGTGTGGTTTACATCGAAGAAGCACTCCCTATTTGAATGGATATACTCAGGACACTCCTTCCATTCACTAGTGGGGGACCtgaatgagtaaaaaaaaaaaatgatgaaaggaAAAGTGTCACAAGGTGAAGCTTCCAGTGGTTTTCAGTCTGGCTCACATGTGCACACATAACACAGTGCCGCTATGAAGTGCACCACAAGCCAGGCAATTTACTTTCAGAGAGAAGTCGGCGACATGGAGATTACACTCACTCTTTCTTAAGGTAGAAGACTCGGAGGGCTCCAGAGGAGGACAGGTTGTGGTAGCTGCCTGGACTCCACCAGCAACGGAATGTCTCCTGTTCCCTTGATATGCACTCTGTGAAATGAGGCTCAAGGGGAGCTGAAAGACAGTGACAGAGGGGTAAAGACTAGAGACAAAGCAAGTGGAACAACTTAGACTGCATTAGGCTGATCAGTCACCTTTACCCCAACCCCTGCAGGAATTAGATGTATAGACCTAACCCGCCTTAACACAATGACATCTGCTAATCAACACAGTGATTTTTTTGCAGTAGATTCCAGCAAGCTATAGGAAATAGATTTTTAACCTTaagagtgagaaaaaaaatccatgcaATTCCACAAACAGCCACTTGAGGATGTCTCCTAAAGCGACAAAATCtccatagacccccatgttaaaatgtccaacttcatAGCAAAATAAGCATGTCTACAGTCTGCGACAAAAATGGTTTTGGTCTCTAAAGCTCTTTTACCTGTCCATGACAACTCCACAGGggttatatttttatataactaATTTGTTCAGACTGTATTAAAAGTTCTGGATAACTAAGGGCATAGTCGTATTGAGTGACAGGCAAATGCCGTTCATGGCCTGCCTCAGCTTGACTCAGGCGCCACTTCTTTGCTCATTTATGGATTAGCTGGGACCTAGGAGAAGGCAGGCACTGCCAAGATGTTGAAACCACAACTGTGAGCTTCGATACCGCTGTTCAGAAAACCTATGGGTAACATCACAGAAGGTTCATCCATCATGATATACAGCTCATGGTGTAATCCTGCCTTATTTACAACCCAAAGACTTGTTAGACAAATTCAGACTGCTTCTGACACATGCAACAACTTTATGTTTAAAGTATTTCACCACCACAAGTTGGCAAACGTGTCAACGTACATTATTCCTTCTTTTTTACATACTTGCACATACACGTTGCCTTGCTTTAGTGTCATATTTTCACTGATGAAAGTTATGACCTATTTGTGTCTGATTAAAGCCATGAAATATGCAGCAGGGGTAACACTTTCTGCCAGCAGGAGAAACGACTAACATACAGTGTGTAAATCTAACATGAACCTGTGCAGTCTGTGGATCTCCGTGTGTGCacataagagcagaaaaaaacttGCTGAATGATAGCTTGCATCAAGTTTCAGTCACCATGCCTTCATGACCTTTAGATCTATCCACATAGGTTTCATACCATTTCTGATCTGCTGCTGAGGTCCTGACTCAGCCCTTTCCAGCTCTCCCCTGGCACCATGTCAGTCCTCATCAACAATCCCCCGCCACCTCCTGTCAGAGACCAGTTTCTCATCTAGCGTGGAGTCCCAGAGTTTGGTGCAATCATAAATAAGCAACTGAAGTTATCATTGATTTCTGGTCGAGCTGCTCTCCCCCAGTTCACTCTGCTCACCGGCTGCATCATAAATCACACGCTGGCCCAGAGCATAAACATGCTTCAGAACACAAGGCAAGAAATTAAAGACAGACCGGAGCAGAACATTATCTTCACATACTTTTGGTATTTCTAACCATCAGACCAAAACAAATTCCAAGTAGACTTACTTCAGACTGtgaattttcacttttaaagATTAGCATGTGCATACACACACCTGCCCAGCATAGACACACCTTTAACCACAGACAACACATTAAACACCCTCAAACAAAACCAACCCAAGCAGGTGAGGCTGCACACCTCATCATTTATTCACACAGAATTTACTCCATTACTTTGATTACTTTGCTGATTAGTGCCATTCATAGCCTCACAAATTCACCGCATAGCTATGCAGTTGTGCCTTTCCCACCTTCCCTCCCTTCATCTTCCTGCATGCTGTCGTGGTTCTCAGAGGTTTGCTATTTCAACTTGCCCCCCCCTCCAGCAAATTCCAGCTGCCACCATCAAAGAGGTTTCTGCAGACACTGAATGCAAACGAAGGCTTAGAACTAAAGCAGAACAGGTTACACAGAACAAAAAGTAAAGGAACATCTTGTTCTGGGCTGCTTTTATAGGTTGCATGTAGTTGGGTTAAAACGAATGACAAGTTAGGCAACATTTCAGGCAACTCAGTTCTttgatatgtatatatatacatatatacatatatatataataatggTTTTGATAATAAACAATCAAGTTGATACGTGTGAATATGTTCATCGTCTACTATTATTtctattatcattatttatttaataagacAAGCTTTTTTGTATGAATTTCATGTCACAGCTGTTGCTCTAGTCTTGACAGTAAACCTCTCCATAAAGAAGGTAAAGGTCAAAAAGTGCAGCCATTTTTCAAAAGGGTTTGCATTTTCGAGCTGAACTAGATGGTTGTCGAACCAAAAGTGTGTCAAAGGTGAAAGGTTTTGTAGCAACACCTGGTTAGACTCATCTTCTAATTCTCACTTTCTCTCTATTCCACTCATTTCCTAACACATCCTTCCTGATATCATAAGGCTTAAccatatatatatgaatattaTATATGAACATATATCAGAAAATCTTTCTAATCACACTGGCAGATTCAGAAGACaaaagatgcacacacaaaaaatatgttcaagTTGTAACTAGCTCGCAAGCCAGCTGCCAAAATTTTGAAAG
Protein-coding regions in this window:
- the ghra gene encoding LOW QUALITY PROTEIN: growth hormone receptor a (The sequence of the model RefSeq protein was modified relative to this genomic sequence to represent the inferred CDS: inserted 2 bases in 1 codon; deleted 6 bases in 5 codons), producing MADSSPSTNLLLLLLISSLDWLPTPGSAFLIDRDHMTSSAPLEPHFTECISREQETFRCWWSPGSYHNLSSSGALRVFYLKKESPTSEWKECPEYIHSNRECFFDVNHTSIWVPYCMQLRGENVTYFNEDDCFTVENIVRPDPPVSLSWTLLNISPSGLSYDVMVNWEPPPSADVDAGWMRIEYETQYRERNTTNWEALEVQPHTQQTVYGLHIGKEYEMHIRCRMPAFTKFGEFSDSIFIEVTEIPTKESTIPLTLILVLGILCILILIMLVVLTQQHRLMMVLLPPVPAPKIKGIDSELLKKGKLDELNFILTGGGMGGLPTYAPDFYQDEPWVEFIEVDGEDGDSGEKEDNRASDTQRLLGLPHPVSHHMNMGCSNAISFPDDDSGRASCYDPESARSDTLMLMATLLPGQPEDEEASFDVEESSSLQRRSLVQTQTGGPQTWVNTDFYAQVSNVMPSGGVVLSPGQQLRIQESTLATEEETQKGKEGEESKETEEEKQKELQFQLLVVDPEGSGYTTESTVRQISTHPQPVETKTCSHMEDNQSPYIHPDSPQSQFFAPVADYTVVQELDSHHSLLLNPPPRQSPPPCLPQHPPKPPCLXGYITPDLLGNLSP